ATGTATTTGTTGCGTCTTAGATGGAACAGTGGGTCTGAATTAAGGCTTCGCGAGTCCACGCACTGGCGGAGACGATTGGGAGGCACAGCGATGGCATTGAAGTTGCCACCAACCCCCAAGGGCTCTTCCTGAGGAAAAGATGTTTTCTTAATGCAGATGTTGGTAAGCAGTTCCTCCTCCGCGCCGGCCTCGTCTGGAATCCCAGCGATGCTGGCTGTAAGCAGGGCGAGACGGTCGTAGCTGCTCATCTTGTTTGTCACCGCGTTGGAAACGGTGTGGACCAGATGGATCGATTATTTGAGCCAATGTAACTATCAATGGAGTTTCTGAGAGTCGAAGGCCACATGTGTTCCGGGTACAATTTATAAGATTTGCCTTGTCATCGTCAACTACATGAGCACAGTTGACAGGTGGCCAAATTGGCACCAAGTTTCCTGGTACTTTTGCAGAGTATGTTATTTGATAGTCCAGACCATTTCTCGTGTGGGGGTGGGCCCAGCCCAGCCATGGTATTAGAATCTATGGGCCATTTTTGACCGGCCAAGTGGCGAGTGGCGAATAGTGATTTTGACAAGCTGAGTAGGGGAGTATTTGACCAATTACATAGAACTGAGTTCCACGTCATCGACGGTTTGAAACATCTTCAAAACCGAGGGCATTCCCCTGGTAGATTGAGGGCAAGTTTGTCCACCAAAAAAATCAGCATATTGAGATACCGCGATTTGGTTCCACAAGTTAAATTACCAATTTGGGGATAAAACTACCATCAGACTTGGCATATCTTGACACGAGGCTACCAAGCACTCCCACGGCTGAGCGAGTTTTCCGCCTTCGCGAGAGTGCAGCTGAAAGGGAACTTCCCAGTTGCtggcatcatcttctctgcTGAGGCTTGAATGAACGTATTTGTCACTTACGCTACATTTTCTTCGTAATCTGCAATCATGGACCCTATCAGTCTTATTGGAGCGATTGGTGTGGCCTACCAGGTTGTCGAGATAACAATTGACGCGATCGATTACTGGAAGCGGACCGGAGACGTGGCCGACGACATCATCATGATGGTGGCACGTCTAGACATGATTCGGGCACGAATCAAGTCGTGGTCATTCGATTGGGGCATGCGCGAGCAACGACACCTGAAGCACCCCAAGTTCCGCGACTACGGCCACCTAGCTCTTCAATACCTTGTTATCATTCAGCGCCGTCTGGTCCGCTTCAGCGAGTTCGAGGCGAAGTATACTGGGCTCTTCGCTGGTGCGCGATCGCGTAGGACGGGCTCGGTCTCACGGATTGCAGCTGTGGCAGCGATTGAGCAGACGGCGACTAACGAAGGCCACGTTAGTAGTGAAGAAGAGCTCCTCACGCAGCTGAAAAGCGATGTAGGCAGACTGAATCGCAGCAACATGCTGGAGCGCTGGCTATGGGCTCGCAAGGACAAGCGAGGCCAGATGATGGTTGAACATATCGACACGCTGGTCAAAGATCTGGAGGACTTCTTCCCACCTCCACGCAGCGACGCTGCCGGTGCTATCGTCTTCAACCTTGCCCTCTCTTCCAGCGATACTGAAAGTCTTCAGGCCCTCCTGAAGCTTGAGGCGATGCCAGAAGCAGATGACAACTACATCATCCGTGACGTCTCTAACTTGGCGTCCTTGAAGATCATCGCCGCTAACCTCGGTCAGCGAGCTGCAAGGGCCAAAGACCAGACACTTCGATGGAGGTCCATCACAACGGAAGAGGGAAATTCGCTCTCGCTTGAGCCGTGCGTGGACGGTCGTGAGATAGCCCAATGGAGACCGACCACACGAGGGGAAGACACTGAGATAGTCCTGGTCGAATGGAAGAATATACCTGTATCACTGCCACGGGAGCAGAAAACCCAGCTCGATGCGCGCATCTACGATCTCGGCAAGATGCTGCAAGCGGCGGACAAACCGGCCAAGCTGCTTACGCTCGACTGTATTGGCATCGTCCAGAAGCCGGTCTCCGACTCGAGTGATGCACAGTATGGCCTAGTCTTTCGCGTGCCGCCAAACCACCGACCTACCTCCCTATACGACCATATTATTGCCCCTGGCACAGTACCTACGTGCCTTTAACAACGCTTTGTCCTCGCGCGCGCTCTCACCAAAGCTGTGCTGTACCTCCATCTAGCCTCATGGTTGCACAAAGGCATCCGCAGCAGCAATatactcttcttcaccaGCCTACCCGACGGCGTTGTCGATTTAGCCGCTCCACGCCTGGCCGGCTTCGAGTACAG
This window of the Aspergillus oryzae RIB40 DNA, chromosome 8 genome carries:
- a CDS encoding uncharacterized protein (predicted protein) — translated: MDPISLIGAIGVAYQVVEITIDAIDYWKRTGDVADDIIMMVARLDMIRARIKSWSFDWGMREQRHLKHPKFRDYGHLALQYLVIIQRRLVRFSEFEAKYTGLFAGARSRRTGSVSRIAAVAAIEQTATNEGHVSSEEELLTQLKSDVGRLNRSNMLERWLWARKDKRGQMMVEHIDTLVKDLEDFFPPPRSDAAGAIVFNLALSSSDTESLQALLKLEAMPEADDNYIIRDVSNLASLKIIAANLGQRAARAKDQTLRWRSITTEEGNSLSLEPCVDGREIAQWRPTTRGEDTEIVLVEWKNIPVSLPREQKTQLDARIYDLGKMLQAADKPAKLLTLDCIGIVQKPVSDSSDAHLPDGVVDLAAPRLAGFEYSRLDEPGALTENTTDFRDHNLYRHPQHRGLPVSDCTGVNNQVSRRRNAFTYKADLYSLGVVLLEAGLWRTAAEIVAGSRGANEYRGDGYANQGNRNDADDNEDEVRSAFLRLIPTLRRTMGPIYADVVYRCLTGKFEPEDDEALETVPEAFYVNGVQPLDSCVV